The Acidobacteriota bacterium genome has a segment encoding these proteins:
- a CDS encoding DnaJ domain-containing protein: protein MMLKRIEDWNYYELLSVERTASQDEIWEGYQAALATYKDGSLALYGLVSEAERQLVLERVQEAFRTLRDPARRREYDLALLRQAPYFPPKAAFRKSIGKLEIGEAPAKPTLRERLRRLFVRNRR from the coding sequence ATGATGCTGAAGAGAATCGAGGACTGGAACTACTACGAGCTCCTCTCCGTGGAGCGGACGGCCTCCCAGGACGAGATCTGGGAGGGCTACCAGGCCGCCCTGGCCACCTATAAGGATGGATCGCTGGCCCTTTACGGCCTGGTATCGGAAGCCGAGCGGCAGCTCGTCCTCGAGCGCGTCCAGGAGGCTTTCCGAACCCTGCGCGACCCGGCCCGGCGGCGGGAATACGACCTGGCCCTGCTCCGGCAGGCCCCCTATTTCCCGCCCAAGGCCGCCTTCCGCAAGTCGATCGGCAAGCTCGAGATCGGCGAGGCGCCGGCCAAGCCGACGCTCAGGGAGCGGCTGAGGCGGCTGTTCGTCAGAAATCGCCGGTGA
- a CDS encoding helix-turn-helix domain-containing protein: MKVPLAKLGRPTKADHVSLDQVEVIASMGLTDEEIAVILGISERTLNYWKKTSPDFLQSLKRGKLKADFQVTQSLYKRALAGSDAAAIFWLKNRRPDLWRDRQQIDGSLTLTGKLSLEAMKKSMKEAEDAGADA, translated from the coding sequence GTGAAGGTCCCCCTCGCAAAGCTCGGCCGGCCCACAAAGGCCGACCACGTGAGCCTCGACCAGGTCGAGGTTATCGCCAGCATGGGCCTCACCGACGAGGAGATAGCCGTCATCCTGGGGATTTCCGAGCGGACCCTCAATTACTGGAAGAAAACGAGCCCCGACTTTTTGCAGTCCCTAAAAAGGGGAAAGCTCAAAGCCGACTTCCAAGTCACGCAGAGCCTCTATAAGCGGGCCCTTGCCGGAAGCGACGCGGCAGCCATCTTCTGGCTCAAGAATCGCCGCCCGGATCTCTGGCGAGACCGGCAGCAGATAGACGGCAGTTTGACCCTCACAGGCAAGCTCTCGCTCGAAGCTATGAAGAAGTCCATGAAAGAAGCCGAGGATGCAGGCGCAGACGCTTGA
- a CDS encoding peptidoglycan recognition family protein produces the protein MAPLINPRRIIIHHTGSTDGPDCSVPGIRHWHMGTPPNGPADGPYADIAYHLLVERLGDSCELVLGRPWIFQGAHCKGHNQDSLGFAFVGDFNQGEPPLSQLIIGARGVAMLADIFRIPLESICPHRKFNDTDCPGKLFPWEKFLQAVRVAL, from the coding sequence ATGGCCCCGCTTATCAATCCCCGCCGGATCATCATCCATCATACCGGCTCAACGGACGGACCCGACTGCTCTGTCCCCGGGATTCGGCACTGGCACATGGGGACGCCGCCCAACGGGCCGGCCGACGGGCCCTATGCGGACATCGCCTATCACCTCCTTGTCGAGCGACTGGGCGATTCCTGCGAGCTCGTCCTCGGCCGGCCGTGGATCTTCCAGGGCGCGCACTGCAAGGGCCATAACCAGGATTCGCTCGGCTTCGCCTTCGTCGGTGACTTCAACCAGGGCGAGCCGCCTCTGAGCCAGCTAATCATCGGGGCCCGCGGCGTCGCGATGCTCGCGGACATCTTCCGGATCCCGCTCGAGAGCATCTGCCCGCACCGGAAATTCAACGATACCGATTGCCCGGGCAAGCTTTTCCCGTGGGAGAAGTTCCTCCAGGCCGTGAGAGTGGCGCTATGA
- a CDS encoding protein disulfide isomerase family protein, producing MSIRNILKKPDDHPRPAAAEDACVLLESPEDFDAAVASRDRLMIMLYASWCPFSQEFLPIYLAHAATGDPCYARIIVDDDDPLVERYGVSVFPTLLFFEKGQLVRRLDGTYHRGLTHGQLRDFARRCAVR from the coding sequence ATGTCCATCCGCAACATCTTGAAAAAGCCGGACGACCATCCTCGGCCGGCCGCCGCGGAAGACGCCTGCGTCTTGCTCGAGAGCCCCGAGGATTTCGACGCCGCCGTCGCCTCCCGCGACCGGCTCATGATCATGCTCTACGCCTCCTGGTGCCCGTTCTCGCAGGAGTTCCTGCCGATCTACCTGGCCCACGCGGCCACCGGCGACCCCTGTTACGCGCGGATCATCGTCGACGACGACGACCCGCTCGTCGAGAGATACGGCGTCTCCGTCTTTCCAACCCTCCTTTTCTTCGAGAAGGGACAGCTCGTCCGCCGCCTGGACGGGACCTATCACCGCGGCCTGACCCACGGCCAGCTCCGGGATTTCGCCCGCCGCTGCGCCGTCCGCTGA
- a CDS encoding phage major capsid protein: MEEKLKALNEQINGLVAQLQQKDREVKENLISKAAFEEYKTNLEAKYAELSAEVVKLKAPGPGVPAEPDKKAAFHKKAFENFVRKGAGALTADEVKVMTISDLTTGGYLATPNEMVREILANVTEYSPIRSLARVIPTGAPGLDWPKKTGTFAAYRTSEIGTRTETTGLAFGLEKIPADEMYALVKVSKQNIEDSAFPLESFIVSEAAEQFGVKEGTEGISGTGAAGQMEGILMNSSITGFTGVTTSGKILADDLKQLFYSLKDFYAKNASWIWRRSSTLAISLLKNTTTTEYLWQPGLKDGSAATVLGRPYTECPDMPAEAASAKAVAFGDFKKGYVIVDRLGMETQRLIEKYAEVGQVGLLFRRRVGGQVVLAEAIKVLTLKA, from the coding sequence ATGGAAGAGAAGCTCAAAGCGCTTAACGAGCAGATCAACGGGCTCGTCGCGCAGCTCCAGCAGAAGGACCGGGAGGTCAAGGAGAACCTGATCTCCAAGGCGGCCTTCGAGGAGTACAAGACGAACCTCGAGGCGAAGTACGCGGAGCTGTCCGCGGAAGTCGTCAAGCTCAAGGCCCCCGGCCCCGGCGTCCCCGCCGAACCGGACAAGAAGGCCGCCTTCCACAAGAAAGCCTTCGAGAACTTCGTTCGCAAGGGCGCGGGCGCCCTCACGGCGGACGAGGTCAAGGTGATGACGATCTCCGATCTGACCACGGGCGGCTACCTGGCCACCCCCAACGAGATGGTCCGGGAGATCCTGGCCAACGTCACCGAGTACTCGCCGATCCGGTCCCTCGCCCGGGTCATCCCCACGGGCGCCCCCGGCCTCGATTGGCCGAAGAAGACCGGGACGTTCGCGGCCTACCGCACGTCCGAGATCGGCACGCGGACCGAGACCACGGGCCTGGCCTTCGGGCTCGAGAAGATCCCGGCGGACGAGATGTACGCCCTGGTCAAGGTCTCGAAGCAGAACATCGAGGACTCCGCGTTCCCGCTCGAGTCGTTCATCGTTTCCGAGGCGGCCGAGCAGTTCGGCGTCAAGGAAGGCACCGAAGGTATTTCGGGCACCGGCGCGGCCGGCCAGATGGAGGGCATCCTCATGAACAGCTCCATCACCGGCTTCACCGGCGTGACCACGAGCGGCAAGATCCTGGCCGACGACCTCAAGCAGCTCTTCTACTCGCTCAAGGACTTCTACGCCAAGAACGCCTCGTGGATCTGGCGGCGTTCCTCGACCCTGGCCATCTCCCTTCTCAAGAACACGACCACGACCGAGTACCTGTGGCAGCCCGGCCTCAAGGACGGATCCGCCGCGACGGTGCTGGGCCGCCCCTACACCGAGTGCCCGGACATGCCGGCCGAGGCCGCGAGCGCCAAGGCTGTCGCGTTCGGCGACTTCAAGAAGGGCTACGTCATCGTCGACCGCCTGGGCATGGAGACGCAGCGGCTCATCGAGAAGTACGCCGAGGTCGGCCAGGTGGGGCTGCTCTTCCGGCGCCGGGTCGGCGGCCAGGTGGTTTTGGCCGAAGCTATCAAGGTCCTCACGCTGAAGGCGTAG
- a CDS encoding aldo/keto reductase, with protein MSPEQVRRREFLKKMAAAAAAGTAATTLIGAVPSGDTPVPDPRGTTRSGAGPAAAGFDPKGLPTVALGKSGALVPRIGIGLGSRFCAVLDEDKAAGILEAALDHGFYYWDTAGDYTNKAIVSEERIGRVLERRRKEVFLATKFEERSYDGVMRQLETSLKRLRTDHIDLYQVHLIESMADLDTLGLAGGALDALCKIRDQKIARFIGFSGHVDAAAMAEAARRHDFDTMLIALNHYEERHGDFESGAIPAAAARKMGIMIIKSVRPRETVPGLAATDLIRYALTLPHVHAAVIGTDSVDVVRKNAALLRDFQPLSPEEMSRLTVKLEPFFAGAALPWMKPGYRDGEAC; from the coding sequence ATGAGCCCAGAGCAGGTCCGCCGGCGGGAATTCCTCAAGAAGATGGCCGCCGCGGCGGCGGCCGGGACGGCGGCCACGACATTGATAGGGGCGGTTCCGTCCGGTGATACTCCCGTTCCTGACCCCCGAGGGACGACCCGCTCCGGAGCCGGTCCTGCTGCCGCCGGCTTCGATCCGAAAGGCCTGCCGACCGTGGCGCTCGGCAAGAGCGGGGCCCTCGTGCCGCGCATCGGCATCGGGCTCGGCAGCCGCTTCTGCGCCGTCCTCGACGAGGACAAGGCCGCCGGGATCCTCGAGGCGGCGCTCGACCACGGCTTCTATTACTGGGACACGGCCGGCGACTACACGAACAAGGCGATCGTCAGCGAGGAGCGGATCGGCCGGGTCCTGGAGCGCCGCCGCAAAGAGGTCTTCCTGGCCACCAAGTTCGAGGAGCGCTCCTACGACGGCGTCATGCGCCAGCTCGAGACGAGCCTGAAGCGCCTGCGGACCGACCACATCGACCTCTACCAGGTCCACCTGATCGAATCCATGGCCGACCTGGACACGCTCGGCCTCGCCGGCGGCGCCCTCGACGCCCTGTGCAAGATCAGGGACCAGAAGATCGCCCGGTTCATCGGCTTCAGCGGCCACGTCGACGCCGCGGCCATGGCCGAGGCGGCCCGCCGCCACGACTTCGACACCATGCTCATCGCCCTCAATCACTACGAGGAGCGGCACGGCGACTTCGAGAGCGGGGCCATCCCGGCCGCGGCCGCCCGGAAGATGGGCATCATGATCATAAAGTCCGTCCGGCCCCGCGAAACGGTCCCGGGGCTGGCCGCCACGGACCTCATCCGCTACGCGCTGACCCTGCCGCACGTGCACGCGGCGGTCATCGGCACGGACAGCGTTGACGTCGTCCGCAAGAACGCCGCGCTTCTGCGCGACTTCCAGCCCCTGTCGCCCGAGGAGATGAGCCGCCTGACGGTCAAGCTCGAGCCGTTCTTCGCCGGCGCGGCCCTGCCCTGGATGAAGCCGGGCTACCGAGACGGGGAGGCCTGTTGA
- a CDS encoding DNA methyltransferase yields the protein MDIRKVPISKVVPWDKNPRGIKTLDFERLKRQILKLGVYKPLVCFREKDNYIVLGGNIRIRALQELGVKEVEISIVRPRDEAERIEFALSDNDRAGYYEDEKLAELLQPYMAKIELGDFRVDLGPALDLTSLLERFGPDLDAKADAVPPVDDSPAKSRRGQIFQLGRHRLMCGDSLNPDDVARLMDGKKADLVFTDPPYNVDYGASKNHPTWKVRSIANDSMDDASWAKFNQALIEAIKAYLRGGDVYIWGASGPAGMRQRLALVEAGLHWSATIIWKKQQLVLSPARYQRIYEPCFYGWLKKSSFRGDRKQTEIWEVNRPTASDQHPTMKPVELCAKGIVNSSKPGQVVLDLFLGSGSTLIAAEISDRACYGMELDPKYCDVIIQRFAKYTGVSEREIRRSAK from the coding sequence ATGGATATCCGCAAAGTCCCGATCTCCAAGGTCGTCCCCTGGGACAAGAATCCCCGGGGCATCAAGACCTTGGACTTTGAGCGCTTGAAACGCCAGATTCTGAAGCTCGGCGTCTACAAGCCGCTGGTCTGTTTCCGCGAGAAGGACAATTACATCGTCCTAGGCGGCAACATACGGATCCGGGCGCTCCAGGAGCTCGGGGTCAAAGAGGTCGAGATCTCGATCGTCCGGCCAAGGGACGAGGCGGAGAGGATCGAATTCGCCCTCTCCGACAACGATCGGGCCGGCTACTACGAGGACGAGAAACTCGCCGAGCTCCTGCAGCCCTATATGGCCAAGATCGAGCTCGGGGACTTCCGGGTCGATCTCGGGCCGGCCTTGGACCTGACTTCCCTCCTCGAGCGCTTCGGGCCTGATCTCGACGCGAAGGCCGACGCGGTTCCTCCTGTCGACGACTCGCCGGCGAAGTCCCGCCGCGGCCAGATCTTCCAGCTCGGCCGACATCGGCTCATGTGCGGTGATAGCCTTAATCCTGACGACGTCGCCCGGCTCATGGACGGGAAGAAGGCCGATCTCGTTTTCACGGATCCGCCCTACAACGTCGACTACGGAGCCTCGAAGAACCATCCGACCTGGAAGGTCCGCTCCATCGCCAACGATAGCATGGATGACGCCAGCTGGGCGAAGTTCAACCAGGCCCTGATCGAGGCCATCAAGGCTTACCTCCGGGGTGGCGACGTCTACATCTGGGGCGCCTCCGGGCCTGCCGGCATGCGGCAGCGTCTGGCCCTCGTCGAGGCCGGTCTCCACTGGTCCGCGACGATCATCTGGAAGAAGCAGCAACTTGTCCTCTCTCCGGCCCGCTATCAGCGGATCTATGAGCCTTGCTTCTATGGCTGGCTCAAGAAGAGCAGCTTCCGGGGCGATCGCAAGCAGACCGAGATCTGGGAGGTCAACCGGCCCACGGCCTCCGATCAGCACCCGACGATGAAGCCGGTCGAGCTCTGCGCCAAGGGCATCGTCAACTCGAGTAAACCCGGCCAGGTCGTCCTCGACCTCTTCCTCGGCTCTGGCTCCACCCTCATCGCAGCGGAGATCTCCGACCGCGCCTGCTACGGGATGGAGCTCGATCCCAAGTACTGCGACGTCATCATCCAGCGCTTCGCCAAGTACACCGGCGTCTCCGAGCGCGAGATCCGGAGGAGCGCGAAGTGA
- a CDS encoding phage portal protein encodes MNLIARLRKAVSGIDNPLARIILFGLGKTALWTPADYTALSKAGYENCVTLYACVNYICRAAAGIEWTATVGKKDAPDHAILKLLGRPNDAEGRRAFIFRSFASLLISGNRYILAGRIGKQPPLALWCPRPDLMTIVPGGGRGQIVDHYEFGKTSDPLKIDPSLVLHSKLFHPTENFYGLSPLSVASHAVDISNMANEWNMRLLQNDMRPPGALSTDGKLDDAQFIRLKDMMKSEWQGYENAGQPMLLEGGLKWVNFMLTAKEMDWLNTTKVTKRDICTVYNLDPCLVGDSEYATYSNKIEARKGAYEDVIIPLMEEFCDDLNAWLAPMYSDGLVLGINKDKIAALQESREKLFSYLNGAWWLRVDELRKLTGQDPVGGVEGETIFVPLGKIPLEQAAAEPEPDPEPAPAAEPPADDPNAQGDPDEDPEDVDEPEAGDEGKDSKVGAGKAAPQVKSFWAAPERKERLWKSFEGRVKTREKSFEQIAKAYIKAQAEAVSQRAGRLGSLSGLYGTDIFSVKDEAKRYSKAFSAWYVDHFIRAGNAGMRASKGELFDDAEFKALAWKDDPKKPTSWVFTMTPEQDAELKDMIFNSGTKVGETTLEVINKLIRKANVENWSVGKFAQEIGDKVADFAPWRSRLWARTESAKVDNYGQTEGYKQTEFVEKKAWMCSFVPDSRETHKEADGQEVALDEDFIVGGEALAYPGDPKGSPENVCNELCTTYPVVPES; translated from the coding sequence GTGAACCTTATCGCCAGACTCAGGAAGGCGGTCTCGGGTATCGACAACCCTCTCGCCCGGATCATCCTCTTCGGCCTCGGGAAGACCGCGCTCTGGACCCCCGCGGATTACACTGCTCTCAGCAAAGCTGGGTACGAGAACTGCGTCACCCTCTATGCCTGCGTGAACTACATCTGCCGGGCTGCGGCCGGGATCGAGTGGACGGCCACCGTCGGCAAGAAGGACGCCCCGGATCACGCCATCCTCAAGCTCCTGGGCCGTCCGAACGACGCCGAGGGCCGGCGGGCCTTCATCTTCAGGAGCTTCGCCTCCCTCCTCATCAGCGGGAACCGCTACATCCTGGCCGGCCGGATCGGCAAGCAGCCGCCCCTGGCCCTGTGGTGCCCCAGGCCGGACCTCATGACGATCGTCCCGGGCGGGGGCCGCGGGCAGATCGTCGACCATTATGAGTTCGGGAAGACGAGCGACCCTCTGAAGATCGACCCGTCGCTCGTCCTGCACTCGAAGCTCTTCCATCCGACGGAGAACTTCTATGGCCTGTCGCCCCTGAGCGTCGCGAGCCACGCGGTCGACATCTCGAACATGGCGAACGAGTGGAATATGCGCCTCCTCCAGAACGACATGAGGCCGCCGGGGGCGCTGTCCACGGACGGCAAGCTGGACGACGCGCAGTTCATCCGCCTCAAGGACATGATGAAGTCGGAGTGGCAGGGTTACGAGAACGCCGGCCAGCCTATGCTCCTCGAGGGCGGGCTCAAGTGGGTCAACTTCATGCTGACCGCCAAGGAGATGGACTGGCTCAACACCACGAAGGTCACGAAGCGGGACATCTGCACTGTCTACAACCTGGACCCCTGCCTCGTCGGCGACTCGGAATACGCGACCTACTCGAACAAGATCGAGGCCCGGAAGGGCGCCTATGAGGACGTCATCATCCCTCTCATGGAAGAGTTCTGTGACGACCTCAATGCCTGGCTTGCGCCGATGTACTCGGACGGCCTGGTCCTCGGCATCAACAAGGACAAGATCGCGGCCCTCCAGGAAAGCCGGGAGAAGTTGTTCTCGTACCTCAACGGCGCCTGGTGGTTGAGGGTCGACGAGCTGCGCAAGCTCACCGGCCAGGATCCCGTCGGCGGGGTGGAGGGCGAGACGATCTTCGTCCCCCTCGGCAAGATCCCGCTCGAGCAGGCCGCGGCCGAGCCCGAGCCGGATCCCGAGCCGGCCCCTGCGGCCGAGCCGCCCGCGGACGACCCTAACGCCCAGGGCGATCCAGACGAGGATCCCGAGGACGTCGACGAGCCGGAAGCCGGCGACGAGGGCAAGGATTCCAAGGTCGGCGCCGGCAAGGCGGCCCCCCAGGTCAAGTCCTTCTGGGCGGCCCCGGAGCGCAAGGAGCGGCTCTGGAAGTCGTTCGAGGGCCGGGTCAAGACGAGGGAGAAGAGCTTCGAGCAGATCGCCAAGGCCTACATCAAGGCCCAGGCCGAGGCCGTGAGCCAGCGGGCCGGCCGCCTGGGGTCCCTTTCCGGGCTCTACGGTACGGACATCTTCAGCGTCAAGGACGAGGCCAAGCGGTACTCGAAGGCCTTCTCCGCCTGGTACGTCGACCACTTCATCCGGGCCGGGAACGCCGGCATGCGGGCATCGAAGGGCGAACTCTTCGACGACGCCGAGTTCAAGGCGCTCGCGTGGAAGGACGATCCCAAGAAGCCGACGTCTTGGGTCTTCACCATGACCCCTGAGCAGGACGCCGAGCTCAAGGACATGATCTTCAACTCGGGGACGAAGGTCGGGGAGACCACCCTCGAGGTCATCAACAAGCTCATCCGGAAGGCGAACGTCGAGAACTGGAGCGTCGGCAAGTTCGCCCAGGAGATCGGCGACAAGGTCGCGGACTTCGCGCCCTGGCGCTCCCGCCTGTGGGCCCGGACCGAGAGCGCGAAGGTCGACAACTACGGCCAGACCGAGGGTTACAAGCAGACCGAGTTCGTCGAGAAGAAGGCCTGGATGTGCTCGTTCGTCCCGGACAGCCGGGAGACCCACAAGGAAGCCGACGGCCAGGAGGTCGCGCTCGACGAGGACTTCATCGTCGGCGGCGAGGCGCTGGCCTATCCCGGGGATCCGAAGGGGTCGCCGGAGAACGTCTGCAACGAGCTCTGCACGACCTATCCCGTCGTGCCGGAGAGCTAA
- a CDS encoding P-loop NTPase has product MDKRIWAIGGGKGGTGKSFVAANLGLHLASLDREVVLIDADLGAPNLHTLLGMKPSHPDLGDFLTGAAANLEEAAVETPYRNLRLIKGSENILFIANLAHFRKLRLLRQIRQLPTKNVILDLGTGSSYNTLDFFLSANPGVVVATPEPTAIENTYLFLKSCIMRVLKLYMDHYKIRDLHQKMLDQIEKNSQSLYGFFKSLMESDRSYGTILYRALRGFRPCLVMNKARDERDVLLGRSVADVARRYLLIDMKYLGAVPYDEDVQKSLRGLRPYYPDHRDSAAARAIRRMSEELAYSIEFTLRTPPEIRLPEA; this is encoded by the coding sequence ATGGATAAGCGGATCTGGGCCATCGGAGGCGGCAAGGGCGGCACTGGCAAGAGCTTCGTCGCCGCGAATCTCGGCCTGCACCTGGCTTCCCTCGACCGCGAGGTCGTCCTGATCGACGCCGATCTAGGCGCCCCCAACCTGCACACCCTCCTGGGGATGAAGCCCTCCCATCCGGATCTAGGGGACTTCCTGACGGGCGCCGCGGCCAACCTCGAGGAGGCGGCCGTCGAGACCCCCTACAGGAACCTGCGCCTGATCAAGGGCTCCGAGAACATCCTGTTCATCGCCAACCTGGCCCACTTCCGGAAACTCCGGCTGCTCCGCCAGATCCGGCAGCTCCCGACGAAGAACGTCATCCTCGACCTGGGCACCGGCAGCAGCTACAACACGCTCGATTTCTTCCTCAGCGCCAATCCCGGCGTGGTGGTGGCCACGCCCGAGCCGACGGCCATCGAGAACACCTACCTGTTCCTGAAGTCCTGCATCATGCGGGTCCTCAAGCTCTACATGGACCACTACAAGATCCGGGACCTGCACCAGAAGATGCTCGACCAGATCGAGAAGAATTCCCAGTCGCTCTACGGGTTCTTCAAGTCGCTCATGGAGAGCGACCGGTCCTACGGGACCATCCTCTACCGGGCCCTGCGAGGCTTCCGGCCCTGCCTGGTCATGAACAAGGCACGCGACGAGCGCGACGTGCTGCTGGGCCGGTCCGTGGCCGACGTGGCCCGCCGCTACCTGCTCATCGACATGAAGTACCTCGGCGCCGTGCCCTACGACGAGGACGTCCAGAAGTCGCTCCGCGGCCTCCGGCCGTACTACCCCGACCACCGGGACTCGGCCGCGGCCAGGGCCATCCGGCGGATGTCCGAGGAGCTGGCCTATTCGATCGAATTCACCCTGCGGACGCCGCCCGAGATCCGCCTGCCCGAAGCATGA
- a CDS encoding HK97 family phage prohead protease — protein MADKKEIPMEHKQIEFKFTMAEGDAEPGSFTGYGSVFDAIDSYGDAVQKGAFKKTLREKKKFPLLWSHDSFLVPIGIITGEEDDHGLKIAGSLNLDIELARDVRSAMKQGSVNGLSIGYNVVKELIDRETGIRTLKEINLWEISACVFQACPGAVVAEIKSRQPGTEPGGEPTPEIKPEHIHLVDESIARIKSYLDS, from the coding sequence ATGGCCGACAAGAAAGAGATCCCGATGGAGCATAAGCAGATCGAGTTCAAGTTCACGATGGCCGAAGGCGACGCGGAGCCCGGGTCGTTCACCGGTTACGGGTCGGTCTTCGATGCCATCGACTCCTACGGCGACGCCGTTCAGAAGGGGGCGTTCAAGAAGACCCTCCGGGAGAAGAAGAAGTTCCCGCTGCTGTGGTCGCACGATTCCTTCCTCGTCCCGATCGGCATCATCACGGGGGAGGAAGACGACCACGGCCTGAAGATCGCGGGGAGCCTGAACCTCGACATCGAGCTGGCGCGGGACGTCCGCTCGGCCATGAAGCAGGGCAGCGTCAACGGCCTGTCGATCGGCTACAACGTCGTCAAGGAGCTCATCGACCGCGAGACGGGGATCCGCACGCTCAAGGAGATCAACCTCTGGGAGATCTCGGCATGCGTCTTCCAGGCCTGCCCTGGGGCCGTCGTCGCTGAGATCAAGAGCAGACAGCCGGGCACGGAGCCGGGCGGAGAGCCCACTCCCGAGATCAAGCCGGAGCACATCCACTTGGTCGACGAATCGATCGCCCGGATCAAGTCATATCTCGATTCATAA
- a CDS encoding FG-GAP repeat protein, with protein sequence MKNHPALTVLLAAAIALALNGCSANDDGGGDDNVQTYKQILKLAASNIADSDSFGYSVAMDSNFAIVGAPGANGNGTDRGKAYIFSKSSDAWTEVKILSASDDSDYDYFGVSVDISGDYAVVGAGGENGTGTDMGAAYVFYRNQGGTDNWGQVKKLTASDRADDDNFGYGVAISGDTVLVGADAEDGAGTDRGAAYVFLKDEGGADNWGQANKITASDGVDVDQFGYSVALDGDLAFVGAPRVNGDGTARGAVYIFSRDLGGAGVWGQVRKLTPASPTDNSWFGNSVSIRGALAVVGEAWYDGDGTNRGAAYVFGKDSGGTDNWGQIKKLTAKDKHDNDFFGYSVAVNGTNVAIGAPWAPGGGTERGQVYVFSEDEGGTDNWGQVQYLRSSDASNQDWLGFSVDIYGLYILSGSVGEDGAGTDRGAAYVFKKS encoded by the coding sequence ATGAAGAACCATCCCGCCCTGACCGTCCTCCTGGCCGCGGCGATCGCCTTGGCCCTCAACGGCTGCTCCGCGAACGACGACGGCGGAGGCGACGACAACGTCCAGACCTACAAGCAGATCCTGAAGCTTGCGGCCAGCAATATCGCCGACAGCGACAGCTTCGGCTACTCGGTGGCCATGGACAGCAACTTCGCCATCGTCGGCGCTCCGGGCGCCAACGGGAACGGCACGGACCGCGGCAAGGCCTATATCTTCTCCAAGTCCTCCGACGCCTGGACCGAGGTCAAGATCCTCTCCGCCTCGGACGACAGCGACTACGATTATTTCGGCGTCTCGGTCGACATCTCCGGCGATTACGCCGTTGTCGGCGCCGGCGGCGAGAACGGTACCGGGACCGACATGGGCGCCGCCTACGTCTTTTACCGCAACCAGGGCGGCACGGATAACTGGGGCCAGGTCAAGAAGCTGACCGCCAGCGACCGGGCGGACGACGACAACTTCGGGTACGGCGTGGCCATCAGCGGGGACACCGTCCTCGTCGGCGCCGACGCCGAGGACGGGGCCGGCACCGACCGGGGCGCGGCCTACGTCTTCCTCAAGGACGAGGGCGGGGCGGACAACTGGGGCCAGGCCAACAAGATCACGGCCAGCGACGGCGTGGACGTCGATCAATTCGGCTACTCCGTCGCCCTCGACGGGGACCTGGCCTTCGTCGGCGCGCCCCGGGTGAACGGTGACGGCACGGCCCGCGGCGCCGTCTACATCTTCTCCCGCGACCTCGGCGGCGCCGGGGTATGGGGCCAGGTCAGGAAGCTCACGCCGGCGAGCCCCACCGACAACTCCTGGTTCGGCAACTCCGTGTCCATCCGGGGGGCCCTGGCGGTCGTCGGCGAAGCTTGGTACGACGGCGACGGCACCAACCGTGGCGCGGCCTACGTCTTCGGCAAGGACAGCGGCGGGACGGATAACTGGGGCCAGATCAAGAAGCTGACGGCGAAAGACAAGCACGACAACGACTTTTTCGGCTACAGCGTCGCCGTGAACGGCACGAACGTCGCCATCGGCGCGCCCTGGGCCCCGGGCGGCGGCACGGAGCGCGGCCAGGTCTATGTCTTTTCCGAGGACGAAGGCGGCACCGACAACTGGGGCCAGGTCCAGTATCTGAGGTCGAGCGACGCCTCCAACCAGGATTGGCTCGGATTCTCGGTCGACATCTACGGCCTGTATATCCTGAGCGGCTCCGTCGGCGAGGACGGGGCCGGCACCGACCGGGGCGCGGCCTACGTCTTCAAGAAATCCTAG